One part of the Thermodesulfovibrio thiophilus DSM 17215 genome encodes these proteins:
- a CDS encoding carbon starvation protein A yields MHALILVIIAALVFVLAYRFYSAFIAAKVLALDPNRPTPAVKLNDGRDYVPTNKWLIFGHHFAAIAGAGPLIGPVLAAQFGYLPGFLWILIGGVFAGAVHDMVVLFASVRHNGKSLAEVAKAQIGPFSYWLVLVATLFLLIIVLAGASISVVNALFHSPWGTFTVGITIPIALFIGMYLKWLRPGKIAEASVIGVILIILAVVLGPVIKDSSLAPFFTFEKKDISLFVTIYGFIAAVLPVWLLLVPRDYLSSYMKFGTMLLLAIGVILVNPLIQMPPTTQFVSGGGPVIPGKVWPFVFITIACGAISGFHSLVSSGTTPKMVTNERDIRPIGYGAMLTESFVALMALIAATVLPTADYFAINSPPALFQKLGMQVQDLPYLSALVGEELAGRPGGAVSLAVGMADIFSRIGGLRHLMSYWYHFAIMFEALFILTLIDAGTRVGRYLMQEIGGVVYPKLRDYTWWPGVIVTSGIFSFCWGYLLYTGTISTIWPLFGVNNQLLGGMALAISTTFLLRLGKAKYIWITVIPMAFLLITTIVAGYQNIVNNYLPKHNYLLAGISVVMIIMVVLIVADSIRVWLGILSGKMPLIKDTEEASVAQNAPTKYLSE; encoded by the coding sequence ATGCATGCTTTAATCCTGGTGATTATTGCAGCTCTTGTATTTGTCCTTGCTTACAGGTTTTACAGCGCTTTTATTGCTGCAAAAGTTCTTGCTCTTGATCCAAATCGTCCAACACCTGCAGTTAAATTGAATGACGGAAGAGACTATGTCCCTACAAATAAATGGCTTATTTTTGGACACCACTTTGCAGCAATAGCTGGCGCTGGACCATTGATCGGACCAGTTCTTGCAGCTCAGTTTGGATATCTTCCAGGGTTCTTATGGATTTTAATTGGAGGAGTTTTCGCAGGTGCTGTACATGATATGGTTGTTCTTTTTGCATCAGTAAGACACAATGGAAAATCTCTTGCTGAAGTAGCAAAAGCACAAATAGGACCTTTTTCTTACTGGCTTGTTCTGGTTGCTACATTATTTTTATTAATAATTGTTCTTGCAGGTGCATCAATATCTGTTGTCAATGCTCTATTTCACAGCCCTTGGGGTACTTTTACTGTTGGGATTACTATTCCCATTGCCTTATTTATTGGTATGTATCTTAAATGGTTAAGACCTGGCAAGATTGCCGAGGCGAGTGTTATAGGAGTGATACTTATAATATTAGCAGTTGTTCTTGGTCCTGTAATTAAAGATTCTTCTTTAGCACCATTTTTTACTTTTGAGAAAAAAGATATCTCACTATTTGTAACAATTTACGGATTTATTGCTGCTGTTTTACCAGTATGGTTACTCCTTGTTCCGAGAGATTATCTCAGTTCCTACATGAAATTTGGTACTATGTTGCTACTTGCAATTGGAGTTATTCTTGTCAATCCTTTGATTCAAATGCCTCCAACAACACAGTTTGTTTCAGGTGGAGGACCTGTAATCCCGGGTAAAGTCTGGCCATTTGTTTTTATCACAATAGCATGTGGTGCTATTTCAGGTTTTCACTCTCTTGTATCATCAGGAACAACCCCCAAAATGGTTACAAATGAAAGAGATATCAGACCAATTGGTTATGGGGCAATGCTTACAGAGAGCTTTGTTGCATTGATGGCATTAATTGCAGCAACAGTACTTCCTACAGCAGACTACTTTGCAATCAATAGCCCTCCAGCACTGTTTCAAAAGCTCGGGATGCAAGTACAGGATCTTCCATATCTTTCAGCACTTGTGGGAGAAGAGCTTGCAGGTCGTCCAGGTGGTGCGGTTTCTCTTGCAGTTGGAATGGCAGATATATTCTCAAGAATTGGTGGATTGAGACATCTTATGAGTTACTGGTATCACTTTGCAATTATGTTTGAAGCTCTCTTTATTCTTACACTTATTGACGCTGGAACAAGAGTTGGACGATATCTTATGCAGGAAATCGGTGGAGTTGTTTACCCAAAATTGAGAGATTATACCTGGTGGCCAGGTGTTATTGTAACAAGTGGAATATTTAGTTTTTGCTGGGGATATTTACTTTATACAGGAACTATTTCAACAATATGGCCACTTTTCGGAGTAAATAATCAGCTTCTTGGTGGTATGGCTTTAGCAATATCTACAACATTTCTTCTGAGACTTGGTAAGGCTAAATATATATGGATAACAGTGATTCCTATGGCTTTTCTTTTGATTACTACAATTGTTGCTGGATATCAAAATATTGTAAATAACTATTTACCAAAACATAACTATTTACTCGCTGGAATTTCTGTGGTTATGATAATAATGGTTGTCTTGATTGTAGCGGACTCGATCAGAGTATGGCTAGGTATTTTAAGCGGTAAAATGCCTTTAATAAAAGATACTGAAGAGGCTTCTGTTGCACAGAATGCCCCAACAAAATATTTATCAGAATAA
- a CDS encoding LytR/AlgR family response regulator transcription factor, translating into MMFSAIVADDEPYAREELIYILSQFSSCKVLAQAGSASDCISVYSKMKSDVVFLDIEMPDMSGIETAKILLKFNDPPLIIFATAYDDYAVEAFELGALDYILKPFEEKRITKTIMRIESLKNNKTEWTQAVNKLSQFLERKRVFKKLPVQQNEGVISFIPYNEILYCEAFEGGVKVFSLKNEYYFDGTLSELEARLKEEGFMRVHKSYIVNLKRIEAVLPWFKGTYWLIIEGKHCQIPVSKAMIKELKDILGLKFNC; encoded by the coding sequence ATGATGTTTTCAGCTATAGTAGCTGATGATGAACCTTATGCAAGGGAAGAATTAATTTATATTCTTTCTCAATTTTCATCATGCAAGGTGCTGGCTCAGGCTGGTAGTGCCTCAGACTGTATATCAGTGTATTCAAAGATGAAATCAGATGTAGTCTTCCTTGATATTGAAATGCCTGATATGTCAGGAATTGAAACAGCAAAAATACTTCTCAAATTTAATGATCCTCCATTGATTATTTTTGCAACAGCTTATGATGATTATGCTGTTGAGGCTTTTGAACTTGGAGCTCTGGATTATATTCTTAAACCATTTGAAGAAAAAAGGATAACAAAAACTATCATGAGAATAGAGAGTCTTAAAAATAATAAAACTGAATGGACACAGGCAGTCAATAAACTGTCTCAATTTCTTGAAAGAAAAAGAGTGTTTAAAAAGCTTCCTGTTCAACAGAATGAAGGTGTAATAAGTTTTATTCCTTATAATGAAATTTTGTATTGCGAAGCATTTGAAGGAGGAGTAAAAGTATTCAGTTTAAAAAATGAATACTACTTCGATGGAACTCTATCAGAGCTGGAAGCCAGGCTTAAAGAAGAAGGTTTTATGCGAGTTCACAAAAGCTATATTGTGAATTTAAAAAGAATTGAAGCAGTGTTGCCATGGTTTAAAGGTACCTACTGGCTTATAATAGAAGGCAAACACTGTCAGATTCCAGTGAGCAAAGCTATGATTAAAGAACTTAAAGACATTTTAGGATTAAAGTTTAACTGTTAA
- a CDS encoding cupin domain-containing protein — QPHQKFSGVKVGYVITKEKHPELSIIIMELDPGVEIPLHTHEKEVDSIFIVEGEGEIYIENNWQIVKKGDIIAIGAKELHGLKAKGQTPLKCYVVHAPALW, encoded by the coding sequence GCAGCCTCATCAAAAATTCAGTGGAGTAAAGGTAGGTTATGTAATTACAAAAGAAAAACATCCTGAATTAAGTATCATTATAATGGAACTTGATCCTGGTGTTGAAATACCTTTACATACTCATGAAAAGGAAGTAGACAGCATATTTATAGTTGAGGGTGAAGGTGAAATATATATAGAAAACAACTGGCAAATAGTTAAAAAAGGTGATATTATAGCCATAGGAGCTAAAGAACTTCATGGATTAAAGGCAAAAGGACAGACACCTCTAAAATGTTATGTTGTCCATGCTCCTGCCTTGTGGTAG